In Apium graveolens cultivar Ventura chromosome 10, ASM990537v1, whole genome shotgun sequence, the following are encoded in one genomic region:
- the LOC141689767 gene encoding SNF2 domain-containing protein CLASSY 1-like isoform X1 produces MYLFTSLLSTLTQKPWWVFSLSSLRPSFRRNSHLQIKRRVISWDNSLLVFLLFGWSVMRRRSLHQITHPFNAKPFEAYWGDSWQNVERLRIKDGSIRMHVIDDESVIEVQIPISNVRIRPRKATAIDCTCLLRPGIDVSVFSIPQRAEEEDTEDTRNSPAEDLKPVWLDAKISSIERKPHEDDCTCTFYVQFYVTQGPIGMIKKALSKDITTVQIEKISIFQKLEKNPCEDELYRWKFSEDSTSRHMFKLFTGKFASDLTWLLVTSVAKQLAFDVIPLEGRIVYQIWDGDSHTYSQNSENCSKAVNFKLENGTLVPIIVSFPPADDQNMTPDGELNDSGPLSLYDIMDLRRSKRRNVQPERYLGCDELPDPDIDISRIGLIRDSKLDYEDIPLALSVQDDHAHKTDRHRTDGLKTDRHEEMNNLVRSYRKEVFDSLLDSQRNNQQIELSSDSSDEEEIYVNDEGEHPSQRAIVPVSTNNGSGVGEAYPLATEVSGNNAADISKIVSKYYSDKSSNGDGKRTSRTYYSRVELKKKKKPAVNYSLVHSGWGWKAAYKKYPRAKRMHSTVTDWQNIYDNSRSTSSRRAFSAGVYREMIRRCMTDIDSVVSQEQPPILDQWKEFQSMNSLNQKDREKNKERDENQEEIPENPEDASEDEISEIDMLWKEMDMALASAYLLDDEDDEVPNETKKSNGRQVCQHDYRLNEEIGIVCRSCGFVCTEIRYVSLPFFPSQSWTTSKHARKEEKENVSESKEEKKEFENISIPTYSDTFLSEDKDSVWALIPTLKDKLRFHQKRAFEFLWRNLAGSMIPAQMESARHNRGGCVISHSPGAGKTLLIIAFLESYLKLFPGARPLVLAPKTTLYTWYKEILKWDIPIPVYQIHGGQTYRGELLRRKVKLPAGLPRNQDVLHVLDCLEKIQRWLAHPSVLLMGYTSFLTLTRDDSSYTHRQYMAQVLRRCPGILILDEGHNPRSTKSRLRKGLMKVDTDLRVLLSGTLFQNNFGEYFNTLCLARPNFVNEVLDELDPKFRKKKKEISHFSRENRARKVFINEISGKINSDISEERVHGLNILKNLTNEFIDVYEGGSSDSLPGLQIYTLMMKSTKIQQDILEKLQNQRPIYKGFPLELELLITLGSIHPWLIRTTACAGNYFDMEELDALEKLKFDLKLGSKVRFVMSLVPRCLLRKEKVLIFCHNIAPINLFLTIFERFYGWRKGEEVLVLQGELELFERGRVMEKFEEAGGPSRVMLASISACCEGISLTAASRVILLDSEWNPSKSKQAIARAFRPGQDKVVYVYQLLATGTLEEEKFKRTTWKEWVSSMIFSEEFVEDPSQWQALKIEDELLGEMIEEDRNSLFHQIMKNEKASNGLMKVRD; encoded by the exons CTTTTGAGGCATATTGGGGCGACTCATGGCAAAATGTAGAGCGCTTAAGAATCAAGGACGGGTCTATAAGAATGCATGTTATAGATGATGAATCAGTGATTGAGGTGCAGATTCCCATTTCAAATGTTCGAATAAGGCCTAGAAAAGCAACTGCAATTGATTGTACATGTCTTCTACGACCTGGAATTGATGTCTCTGTGTTCTCAATACCTCAACGGGCAGAAGAAGAAGATACAGAAGATACAAGAAATTCACCAGCTGAAGATCTAAAGCCT GTGTGGCTTGATGCTAAAATAAGTTCTATAGAGAGGAAACCTCATGAAGATGACTGCACTTGTACGTTTTATGTTCAGTTCTATGTCACACAAGGCCCTATTGGTATGATAAAGAAAGCACTTTCGAAAGATATCACCACAGTGCAGATTGAAAAGATTTCTATTTTTCAGAAGCTCGAAAAAAATCCCTGTGAGGATGAACTTTACCGTTGGAAGTTCTCTGAAGACAGTACATCACGTCACATGTTTAAATTGTTTACAGGAAAATTTGCATCTGATCTGACATGGTTACTTGTTACATCTGTTGCCAAGCAACTTGCATTTGATGTGATTCCGCTTGAAGGCCGCATTGTCTATCAGATATGGGATGGAGATAGTCATACATATTCTCAAAATTCAGAGAACTGCTCAAAGGCCGTGAATTTCAAGCTAGAAAATGGAACTCTGGTCCCGATCATCGTTTCATTTCCTCCAGCTGATGACCAGAATATGACACCTGATGGTGAACTGAATGACTCTGGACCATTGTCTTTGTACGATATAATGGATTTGCGGCGCTCAAAGCGTCGGAATGTGCAACCTGAGCGTTACCTGGGTTGTGATGAACTGCCAGATCCAGATATTGATATAAGCCGTATAGGTCTAATCAGGGATTCTAAATTGGATTATGAAGATATTCCTCTGGCATTATCTGTCCAAGATGATCATGCACACAAAACAGACAGACATAGAACAGATGGACTTAAAACCGACAGGCATGAGGAGATGAACAACCTAGTCAGATCTTACAGAAAAGAAGTTTTTGATAGCTTACTTGATAGCCAGAGGAACAATCAACAAATTGAGTTGAGTTCAGATTCATCTGATGAAGAAGAGATATATGTGAATGATGAAGGAGAACATCCATCTCAACGTGCAATTGTTCCTGTGTCTACCAACAACGGTTCTGGTGTTGGTGAAGCTTACCCTCTAGCCACTGAAGTTTCTGGAAATAATGCAGCAGACATCAGTAAAATAGTTTCGAAGTATTACAGTGATAAATCAAGTAATGGAGATGGGAAGAGAACTTCCAGGACTTACTACTCCAGAGTGGAActaaaaaagaagaaaaaacCCGCGGTCAACTATTCTTTAGTGCACAGCGGATGGGGGTGGAAAGCTGCATATAAAAAGTATCCCAGAGCAAAGAGGATGCATTCTACTGTTACAGATTGGCAGAACATTTATGATAATTCAAGATCAACTTCTTCACGAAGAGCCTTTAGTGCAGGTGTTTACAGGGAGATGATAAGAAGATGCATGACAGACATAGACTCTGTTGTCAGTCAAGAACAACCACCGATTCTTGATCAATGGAAAGAGTTTCAGTCAATGAACTCCTTGAACCAAAAAGACAGGGAGAAGAACAAGGAAAGGGATGAAAATCAGGAAGAGATACCTGAGAATCCGGAGGATGCCAGTGAAGATGAGATCTCCGAAATTGACATGTTGTGGAAAGAAATGGATATGGCCTTAGCATCGGCTTATCTTCTTGATGACGAG GATGACGAAGTCCCCAATGAAACTAAAAAATCAAACGGCCGACAAGTTTGTCAGCATGATTACAGACTAAATGAAGAAATTGGAATCGTATGTCGCTCGTGCGGTTTTGTTTGTACCGAAATTAGATATGTCTCCTTGCCATTT TTCCCATCACAAAGCTGGACCACGAGCAAGCATGCACgcaaggaagaaaaggaaaatgttTCAGAGAGCAAGGAGGAGAAAAAGGAATTTGAGAATATTTCTATTCCTACATACTCTGACACATTCTTATCAGAAGACAAAGACAGTGTTTGGGCCTTGATACCTACCCTCAAAGATAAGTTGCGCTTCCACCAAAAAAGAGCATTTGAGTTTCTTTGGCGGAACCTTGCTGGTTCAATGATACCGGCACAGATGGAGTCGGCACGTCATAATAGAGGTGGTTGTGTCATTTCTCATTCTCCTGGTGCCGGGAAAACATTGCTGATCATTGCATTTTTAGAGAGTTACTTAAAGCTATTCCCAGGAGCAAGGCCTTTGGTCCTTGCACCAAAGACTACCCTCTATACTTGGTATAAAGAAATACTTAAGTGGGATATCCCTATTCCAGTATACCAAATCCATGGTGGTCAGACATACAGAGGCGAATTGTTAAGGCGTAAAGTGAAACTACCTGCTGGGCTTCCTCGCAATCAAGATGTATTACATGTTTTGGATTGCCTAGAAAAAATACAGAGGTGGCTTGCTCATCCAAGTGTCCTTCTCATGGGTTATACCTCATTTCTAACTTTGACCCGAGATGATTCAAGCTACACTCATAGGCAATATATGGCCCAAGTTTTACGGAGATGTCCAGGTATCCTAATACTTGATGAAGGGCACAATCCGAGAAGTACTAAATCTCGATTACGGAAAGGTTTGATGAAAGTCGATACAGACCTAAGAGTTTTGCTCTCCGGTACGCTGTTTCAAAATAACTTTGGGGAATATTTCAACACACTTTGCTTAGCAAGACCAAATTTTGTCAATGAGGTACTTGATGAACTTGATCCAAAGTTcaggaagaagaagaaagaaatatCACACTTTTCCCGTGAAAATCGAGCAAGGAAAGTCTTTATTAATGAGATATCAGGGAAGATCAATTCTGATATAAGCGAGGAAAGAGTTCATGGTCttaatattttgaaaaatttaaCAAACGAATTTATCGATGTTTATGAAGGTGGAAGCTCCGACAGCCTTCCTGGTCTACAAATTTACACTTTGATGATGAAGTCTACAAAAATTCAACAAGACATTCTAGAAAAACTTCAGAATCAAAGGCCTATATACAAAGGGTTTCCATTAGAACTAGAGCTTCTAATCACTCTTGGATCAATACATCCCTGGTTAATCCGAACTACGGCATGTGCAGGTAACTACTTTGATATGGAGGAGTTAGACGCTCTTGAAAAGCTCAAGTTTGACCTGAAATTAGGTTCAAAAGTAAGATTTGTTATGAGCCTTGTTCCTCGGTGTCTGCTCAGGAAGGAGAAAGTTCTGATATTTTGTCACAACATTGCCCCAATTAACCTATTTCTTACAATATTTGAGAGGTTCTATGGCTGGCGAAAGGGCGAAGAAGTTCTTGTTCTTCAGGGGGAACTGGAACTCTTCGAAAGAGGAAGAGTGATGGAGAAGTTTGAGGAGGCGGGAGGACCGTCAAGGGTTATGCTAGCTTCCATCTCAGCCTGTTGTGAAGGGATTAGTTTGACCGCTGCATCAAGAGTCATCTTACTTGACTCGGAGTGGAATCCTTCTAAGAGTAAGCAAGCTATTGCACGAGCATTTCGTCCGGGACAGGATAAGGTTGTGTATGTGTATCAACTACTGGCTACAgggactcttgaagaagagaaATTCAAGAGAACAACATGGAAGGAGTGGGTTTCAAGTATGATATTTAGCGAGGAGTTTGTCGAGGATCCTTCTCAGTGGCAAGCACTTAAGATTGAAGATGAACTCCTGGGAGAGATGATAGAGGAAGATCGAAATTCGTTGTTCCACCAGATCATGAAGAATGAAAAAGCTTCAAATGGTTTAATGAAGGTTAGAGACTAA